A segment of the Crassostrea angulata isolate pt1a10 chromosome 10, ASM2561291v2, whole genome shotgun sequence genome:
GCAAAAACTGTTGCGTTTGCCTTTCCACAACAGCTAGAGATAATGGTACAATTGTGGCAGAAGTACTGCAAAGTAAAATGCGGTCGTTCTTTGCAAAGAAAGGTCCTTTTGTGACATTTTGTGACATTTTATGCCAAAAAATACAGGAGGAAGGTTTattgattagaaaaaaatgGCTGTGGGTCAGTTAATGCTTTCCGTCCCCTTGCCATTCCGGCATCAGGTACGTCTCTTTATACAAAGGATACAGCTGTTAATACGGGAAGGAATTCAGTTGAATGTACAGTGAATGATGATAGTGCTCGAACGCCTTGTAAAAATCATTCTGCATCTACAAACATCACTCTTCCTGTTATTTCTGTTGAAAAACTAAGGCATTACGTACATTAGTTGTCCAAGAGTCAAGGATTTGCAACCTTTGAAATCCCGTCACACGAGACTTTTGATAGTTGCTTATTGTCCCTGGTTGTAAATTAACGAATGTAAAGTAAACGCATCGTAATATAGAAtgtaaagtgaaaaataaaatttaaagaaaataaagttttaaaaagtccATAACTTATTCTGCTTGGACAACGAGTCATTTTTTTCCAGTCACTATACATTATGAGAACTAGAACTAGAGTTTACTGTGTATGGCTCAAAATAAAAAAGTGGAACGGAAATTGATATGCTTTTTGTAAAGACAGAAACCAATAACCATTACCGGCCCGGTAGGtcgtttcttctttttttttttaaatatacaagtAATCCTTTGTCAAGAAGTTATCCAAAGAAGGatgttcttttaacattaaTCTTATTGAATCGACACCAATAACTTTTTATACGGCCTTTGCatcagaaaataaaatgttttaaatgtattttttattcgaAAGACCAGTTTAGATTTAATCAGCACTTCTAGTGATGTTAACATATTTTTCGAGTCTCTCCATTTCTTTGTAGGCGACTTCTATTTGTTTCTGTACGCGGGCCTCCTCTCTTCTCTTTTCCGCCATCATTTTTTTACTGAAGTGCGCCTTTCCTCGAGTCTCTGTTTAATTACAATgatgaatatattaaatctgACAATTTATAACGAATATACATGGATCTGGTGATCGCGATTCCTAATTTATCAGGTGGTTTCCTTTTAAATACCTCTACTTTTTTCTGATTCCTCTCTTTTGAGTTCCATCAGTCTGCGAGGCGGCATCTTTGGGGCTTCCTCCGACACAAAGGTCAGACCAAATGCTACCCCTCCTTTCTTTTCAGAGACCACCTCTGTTACCATTGTACGACATACCTTATCGTACACTTCTTTCTCCTCTTTCATGACACCGACTTTGTTATTTCTAGCCAAACAACTCTGAAACAATCCCATTGCGACTTCGAAGACAAATTCATCGAACTGTTTCTATCAACTTTGACGATATCGATTATGATTACGTCACAAACAAGAGGTTATCGTGACGTAGAGTTTGTTATAACGCATGAATTAAGTTAAggtattgtgacgtcacaatgtactaaCACACATACTTGCCATGGGCCTGTTTGAATATCTGACCAGAAACAACAAAGTCGGTGTCATGATGGATGAGAAAGAAGCATACGATAAGGTACGTCGCACAACAGTATTAAAGAAGGTGGCGGAAAAGAATGGTCCAACATCTACCTCAGAAGGTGCTCCAAAGATTCAGCCGCGCAGATTGTCTGATGAAAGTAAAGGCACAGAGAAACGGAAAAGTAAGCTTGAAATTGTTCTTTCCAAAAACCTTAATTGGATGGATACACCGTAGATTTGGAAATTTACccaatgattttgttttcactATTTTCGCGATTTACGATTCTCTGCAAAGTGAAACACTGTAGAAATCCCTATGTCTAATATATATTAGAGTACATTTTCCTACAGTCCATTTAGAGCGGATCAAGgtctaatttaaattagatCGATTTTCCTAACGCGTGAAATTTGAACTATCTTAATTGGTACTATGTGACAAATTATTGAAGTTAATCAGTTAAAAAGACTTGCGGTATTCAACAGAATGAACATCATAACGTTTGTTTTGCACAGAGAGTCAAGGAATGACAATGGCAAGAAAAAAGAAGCTGGCAAAACAAAGAAGAGAGGAGGGCCTTACATTCAGAAACAGACTAAAGAATTGCGATTATTAGCGAGATATAAAATACGCTGTCAAAAATTGTAATCATTAGTAATCATAAACTTTAAAGTAACTTTTTAAACTTTCTCGATCCTGGATTTGGCTTATAATGgatcaaaataaaagaaaaacatatcaGTCTTTCATTCTGTATTTCTCTTCTATCACAAATCTCCCTCCTTTTCAACGCATATCTTTATATACCCAGGAATATACATGCACGCTAAAGTAGTTCGATAATAGCTCTACGTCACAATAAACCTTTTACAATTTGGGTTTGATTTTACATTTGACAGAGCTTTGAGATGttcggtattgattttgctcatCGGGCGTCTTGTCATCAATGTtgaataagcaattttaaattagaatgggaatgtatgtacaaaaaaataataaaaatggtGATGTTGAGAAACTTGATGACGTAAATTATTAGAATgcgtttttatcatttaaaactaTTAAGCTTTTGGTGAATGAGTCCATCTATTTCCAAAATTAGGACTAcctaattaaaatttatgtaaactcattaaataaagataaaaagtaCATACTACAACATCACAAAACTGGTTGGATTATATTTCTGCTCATCAGTTTGCTCTGTTCACAGAAATAttacacaaaatataaatataaaaccgTTTTAGATGTTACCAATTTTTCCTGAACATTTCAGGTAGTTAAGGGCCTTGAGACATTCACCTTACGTCCTTATTTTTAATGCCAGTGCTACCTCTTATGGATACCCTTTGTTGTGATTTCACTTCTTCGTGTTAATTGGAGTATCATTCATcttagttaatattttgttccCAAATACCGAgacaatttttggaaaattcaatAGGCACCAAAAAATTCCCGATCTCAGAGAATTATTGAAGGTTCGACTATGTCCTTTCTAAGGAAAGCAGTAGGATACCCCcacattataattgttttctatGGTGcgtttttcaataaaaagactaacatttttatgttgatcaaaatcattttataaatctataattatgaaattcttCGATAACTGATTTTCGCAGCATTAAGTTGATTAAAGTCCAATAGTGACTTTTGAAAATCCTCTGTGAATATTCagtaaaatacaaatattttgacTGCAATGTCTACCTTTCGTTAATgagtttgttaaaaaatatcaagcttttttattttcagcttttccaagtttttttttataatcgaTCAAAAAAAGGCAATATACAATGATGCAATAAATGATGGCGGTTTAAAAACAAACGCCAATGCATGCCCGATTATATCCCAATTCATACAACAATAACGGCATGTTTAGCAatcgtttttgagatttttcaaaACTTAACAAGA
Coding sequences within it:
- the LOC128164615 gene encoding uncharacterized protein LOC128164615, whose product is MGLFQSCLARNNKVGVMKEEKEVYDKVCRTMVTEVVSEKKGGVAFGLTFVSEEAPKMPPRRLMELKREESEKSRETRGKAHFSKKMMAEKRREEARVQKQIEVAYKEMERLEKYVNITRSAD
- the LOC128167970 gene encoding uncharacterized protein LOC128167970, whose product is MGLFEYLTRNNKVGVMMDEKEAYDKVRRTTVLKKVAEKNGPTSTSEGAPKIQPRRLSDESKGTEKRKKSQGMTMARKKKLAKQRREEGLTFRNRLKNCDY